Proteins from a genomic interval of Cupriavidus sp. P-10:
- a CDS encoding helix-turn-helix domain-containing protein, which produces MTFIGSNLRNARLFHGLSQQELGDNIGCSKQFLSRLESGVDLPSLSLVTKFCEALAVMPEFFSEPDPMPIADEQCHFRKQLTTKVALRQVARARGEFLKRMVNVMDSHLDLPRYDFEESDSSSAELIELAAERAREHWGLGLGPIQNMTRVAENAGAVVMPITDLAPEIDAISFATRRPVIAMNAESRSACRSRFGVAHEIGHLCLHIGVQTGDRLTESQANRFASAFLMPRRYFAAECGAAQRGSRLNWSALSDIKFRWGVSKAAILYRGRQLGIFSEEQYRSGVIGLTRRGEARAEVEDSQIQLEIPDLIADSMQVLREAFGISRGDLAREMRVRTSLLDQLLAARFDQGAFATRPENVVPIGLMQHA; this is translated from the coding sequence ATGACTTTTATTGGTTCGAATCTGCGTAACGCCCGGCTCTTCCATGGGCTATCCCAACAGGAGCTGGGCGATAACATCGGCTGTTCAAAGCAGTTTTTGAGCCGTCTAGAGTCGGGCGTTGACCTACCGTCACTCAGCCTCGTCACAAAGTTCTGCGAAGCGCTGGCTGTCATGCCCGAATTTTTTTCGGAACCTGACCCGATGCCGATCGCTGACGAGCAGTGCCATTTCCGGAAGCAACTGACAACGAAAGTTGCGCTTCGTCAAGTGGCGCGTGCCCGTGGCGAGTTTTTGAAGCGCATGGTGAACGTCATGGACAGTCACCTTGACCTTCCCCGGTATGACTTTGAGGAAAGCGATTCGAGCAGCGCTGAGCTGATTGAGCTAGCAGCAGAAAGGGCCCGTGAGCATTGGGGTTTAGGTCTGGGTCCCATCCAGAATATGACTCGCGTTGCCGAGAACGCTGGCGCCGTGGTGATGCCAATCACCGACCTTGCGCCGGAGATTGATGCCATATCGTTTGCCACGCGCCGTCCAGTGATCGCAATGAATGCGGAGAGCCGTTCTGCATGCCGATCCCGCTTTGGCGTCGCTCACGAAATCGGTCATCTATGTCTGCACATTGGAGTGCAAACCGGTGACCGGCTTACTGAGTCCCAAGCGAATCGGTTCGCCAGTGCATTCCTTATGCCTCGCCGGTACTTTGCAGCGGAGTGCGGAGCGGCGCAGCGGGGATCAAGACTCAACTGGTCGGCGCTCTCGGACATCAAGTTTCGCTGGGGGGTTTCAAAGGCTGCGATCCTATACAGAGGACGACAGCTCGGCATTTTCTCCGAAGAGCAATATCGCAGCGGCGTCATTGGTTTGACTCGTCGAGGCGAGGCTCGAGCTGAAGTGGAAGACTCTCAGATACAGCTTGAGATCCCCGATTTGATCGCCGACAGCATGCAAGTATTGCGAGAAGCGTTTGGGATTTCACGTGGAGATTTGGCCCGGGAGATGAGGGTCCGAACATCGCTTCTTGATCAGCTTCTTGCGGCGCGTTTTGATCAAGGGGCGTTCGCAACAAGGCCTGAGAACGTAGTGCCGATCGGCCTAATGCAACATGCTTGA